GACTGGGAATCGGTCGGCCGGATTTGGCCGTATCTGAATATGAAATGGATGCTGGCAAGATACTGACATGCGAAGACTCATTCTCACAGGCGTCGATGCCATCCTTGGTTGGAAAAGCCGGCTTTCCGGGGCGGTGAGCATCGGACGTGGATCGACGATCGCATGGCGCCGCATCGGCCGGGTAGCCGGCAATACCTTGTCGGTAGGCGAAGATTCGATCGTTCATGCCGATATCAGCTTCGAGGAAGCTGGAGGAAAAATTCAGATCGGCGACCGCACATTTATCGGACGAAGCCATCTGATCTGTTATCGAAGCCTCGTCATCGGCGACGACGTTATCATGTCATGGGGAGTTACGATTGTGG
This portion of the Bradyrhizobium sp. AZCC 2262 genome encodes:
- a CDS encoding acyltransferase codes for the protein MRRLILTGVDAILGWKSRLSGAVSIGRGSTIAWRRIGRVAGNTLSVGEDSIVHADISFEEAGGKIQIGDRTFIGRSHLICYRSLVIGDDVIMSWGVTIVDHDSHSIDWMDRRNDVREWGAGRKNWERIAHAPVVVSDKAWIGFNVSILKGVTIGEGAVIGACSVVTRDIPPYTLAVGNPARVIRALGSPPDARPAV